The proteins below come from a single Bactrocera dorsalis isolate Fly_Bdor chromosome 5, ASM2337382v1, whole genome shotgun sequence genomic window:
- the LOC105227373 gene encoding protein argonaute-2, translating into MGRKNKNKKSEAGGQPEQQPKENPQKQLESQQPGTSQPKQSAPPQEKNKKSEAGGQPEKQSKENPQHQLESQQPGTSQPKQSAPPQESGQKKNKQRHREGKNSQQQGAQQKESLKQEEPQHQPRPQQPPTQPQEQRPQQQQTQQLEQQSRPQQQQPQRQQARPQKQHSQPQQARPQHQQGPQQTWPQGQQGPQQTWPQGQQGPQQTWPHGQHGPQQTWPQGQQGPQQTWPQGQQGPQQTWHQGQQGPQQAWPQGQQGPQQTWHQGQQGPQQTWPQGQQGPQQTWHQGQQGPQQTWPQGQQGPQQTWPQQQQSRPQQERSQYQQGPQHQRGPQQQQSRPQQERSQYQKGQQGPQQHKTPQQHERSQYQQGPQQQKTPQKQPQPQPQHQQRPQQRPQQQQTQPQYQQSPQQTPTRQSSVSHSSSSTSLSSAPSQNSISPGTLGIKGEAEANYLTMDLSKMPNKAYHYDVTITPDRPKKFFRNAFTQFMNTYLPGHFAGFDGVKSCYLLEMLPKPVYEGDVSIADSASRQIQFKVSIKPTDNIEVDLGSLRTYRNDRIYDKPMRALQCLEVILANACQQKGLRVGRSFFTRPKQTLDLEGGYELYTGLYQAAILGDVPYLNVDISNKSFPMALNLIELLNVLRIDPGRSLEPRGLQSLSAHLRALKVIYSPPPSFGAAPRSYKVNEVSRESASSLSFKIDTGEKLTVQSYFASRGYKLKYPHLGCVVAGSSVKPNYLPIELCSIEPGQAIKKKDGKAQVQKMIKFAATSTDERKRKIMEKLQYFLHNNDILLQKFGIRIDNQFIKVPTRLLRAPSIEYRLGKLVDPRNGSWRNLEYLQTGVTLKKTGHKWAVIHNPSRFLRHGTLLDFSNMLFNEAKRMGINLDSEREIQETRDIVKTLEEYKRKDYDLVIVVIPNFGTSYADIKQKAELVCGLLTQCIKEQTLNRRVDNQLIGNLLLKINSKLNGSNHKISAKSHIVLDHAMFMGADVTHPSPDQRNIPSVVGVAASHDLNGASYNMQYRLQESAKEEIDDMQSISRHHLRVYFQKNNCYPNNIIYYRDGVSDGQFKKVNNFEVSAIRAVCKELRISPKITCIIVVKRHHTRFFPTKPTGDKWNNVLPGTVVDQKIVHPNETQFFMVSHQSIQGTAKPTRYNVLVDDAKFTMDELQMMTNNLCYMFPRCNRAVSYPAPAYLAHLVAARGRVYIDGPPLRRALRDEYNKRLINESFMQNTPMFFV; encoded by the exons ATGGGAAGAAAAAACA aaaataaaaagtCCGAAGCTGGTGGACAGCCTGAACAACAACCTAAAGAAAATCCGCAGAAGCAATTGGAGTCCCAACAACCAGGCACATCACAACCAAAGCAATCTGCACCTCCACaagaaa aaaataaaaagtCCGAAGCTGGTGGACAGCCTGAAAAACAATCTAAAGAAAATCCGCAACATCAATTAGAGTCCCAACAACCAGGCACATCACAACCAAAGCAATCTGCACCTCCACAAGAAA GTggacaaaagaaaaacaaacagcGGCACAGAGAAGGGAAAAATTCTCAACAGCAGGGAGCACAACAGAAGGAAAGCTTAAAACAGGAGGAACCACAACACCAACCACGTCCCCAGCAGCCGCCAACCCAACCACAGGAACAACGTCCACAACAGCAACAGACACAACAACTAGAGCAGCAAAGCcgaccacagcaacaacaaccacaacggCAGCAAGCGCGACCACAGAAACAACATTCACAACCGCAGCAAGCGCGACCACAGCACCAACAAGGTCCCCAGCAAACTTGGCCACAGGGCCAACAAGGTCCACAGCAAACGTGGCCACAGGGCCAACAAGGTCCGCAGCAAACTTGGCCACATGGCCAACATGGTCCGCAGCAAACTTGGCCACAGGGCCAACAAGGTCCGCAGCAAACTTGGCCACAGGGCCAACAAGGTCCACAGCAAACGTGGCACCAGGGCCAACAAGGTCCGCAGCAAGCTTGGCCACAGGGCCAACAAGGTCCACAGCAAACGTGGCACCAGGGCCAACAAGGTCCGCAGCAAACTTGGCCACAGGGCCAACAAGGTCCACAACAAACGTGGCACCAGGGCCAACAAGGTCCGCAGCAAACTTGGCCACAGGGCCAACAAGGTCCACAGCAAACGTggccacagcagcagcaaagccgCCCACAGCAGGAACGTTCACAATACCAGCAAGGACCACAGCACCAACGAGGtccacagcagcagcaaagccgCCCACAGCAGGAACGTTCACAATACCAAAAAGGCCAACAAGGTCCACAGCAGCATAAGACCCCACAACAACATGAGCGTTCGCAATATCAACAAGGTCCACAACAGCAGAAAACCCCACAGAAACAGCCACAGCCACAGCCACAACACCAACAACGTCCCCAACAGCGTCCCCAACAACAGCAGACCCAACCACAATACCAACAGTCTCCCCAGCAAACTCCAACCCGTCAATCAAGTGTTTCACATTCGTCATCAAGTACATCGCTTTCGTCTGCTCCTTCTCAAAACAGCATATCACCTGGTACTCTAGGTATCAAAGGGGAAGCGGAAGCCAACTATTTAACAATGGATTTAAGTAAAATGCCCAATAAGGCTTACCATTACGATGTTACTATCACTCCAGATCGTCCTAAAAAATTTTTCCGAAATGCTTTTACACAGTTCATGAATACTTATTTGCCAGGTCATTTCGCTGGATTCGATGGAGTAAAGAGTTGTTACTTGTTAGAAATGTTGCCAAAACCAGTTTATGAAGGCGATGTATCG ATTGCGGATTCCGCCTCACGACAAATTCAGTTTAAAGTTTCGATTAAACCCACAGACAATATTGAAGTTGATTTGGGATCACTACGCAC ataccGTAATGACCGTATTTATGACAAGCCAATGCGTGCTCTACAATGTCTTGAGGTGATTTTAGCAAATGCTTGTCAACAAAAGGGCCTACGTGTCGGTCGTTCCTTTTTCACACGACCTAAACAGACATTAGATCTCGAGGGAGGTTATGAGTTATATACTGGTCTTTACCAGGCAGCTATTTTAGGCGATGTGCCTTATTTAAATGTTGATATTTCAAATAAGTCATTTCCTATggcattaaatttaattgaattgttGAACGTGTTGCGTATTGATCCAGGACGTAGTCTAGAACCACGGGGTTTACAAAGCCTTAGTGCTCACCTTAGAGCTTTAAAAGTAATTTACAGTCCCCCTCCTTCTTTTGGTGCTGCACCACGGTCTTATAAAGTAAACGAAGTTAGCAGAGAATCGGCAAGTTCTTTGTCTTTTAAAATTGACACTGGAGAGAAATTAACTGTTCAGAGCTACTTTGCTAGTCGAggttacaaattaaaatatccTCACTTAGGCTGTGTTGTAGCAGGATCTTCGGTAAAACCAAATTACCTACCGATCGAGCTATGCAGCATTGAACCAGGCCAAGCTATTAAG AAAAAGGACGGAAAAGCCCAAGTTCAAAAGATGATTAAATTTGCTGCCACATCAACTGATgaacgaaaaagaaaaataatggaaaaactccaatattttttgcataacaaCGACATACTTTTGCAAAAGTTTGGAATTCGAATTGATAATCAATTCATAAAGGTACCAACACGATTACTAAGAGCACCGTCAATTGAATATCGGTTAGGCAAACTCGTAGATCCTCGAAATGGTTCCTGgcgcaatttagaatatttgcAAACTGGCGTGACATTGAAGAAAACTGGTCACAAGTGGGCGGTCATTCATAATCCGTCTAGGTTTTTGCGACATGGCACTTTGCTAGATTTTTCAAACATG TTATTTAATGAAGCTAAGCGAATGGGCATAAATTTGGATTCCGAGAGAGAGATACAGGAAACCAGAGACATTGTTAAAACATTGGAGGAATATAAAAGAAAAGATTACGACTTGGTTATAGTAGTGATTCCCAATTTTGGTACATCGTACGctgatataaaacaaaaagccGAATTAGTTTGCGGGCTCCTCACTCAATGTATCAAAGAACAAACTTTGAATCGACGTGTGGACAATcaattaattggcaatttattattgaaaataaattcaaagctGAATGGATCTAATCACAAAATTTCAGCTAAATCCCATATTGTACTCGATCACGCCATGTTTATGGGGGCGGATGTCACTCATCCATCACCCGATCAACGGAATATACCAAGTGTTGTTGGTGTAGCAGCTTCCCATGATTTAAATGGAGCTTCTTATAACATGCAGTATCGTTTGCAAGAATCTGCAAAAGAAGAAATAGATGACATGCAAAGCATTAGTCGTCACCATTTGAGAGTATATTTCCAAAAGAATAATTGTTATCCGAATAACATTATTTATTACCGCGATGGGGTGTCTGATGGGCAATTTAAGAAGGTGAATAATTTCGAAGTCAGCGCTATACGCGCAGTATGCAAAGAA CTTCGCATTTCGCctaaaataacatgtataatTGTGGTGAAACGACATCATACTCGCTTCTTCCCTACCAAACCTACTGGAGATAAATGGAACAATGTCTTGCCCGGCACAGTTGTTGATCAAAAAATCGTTCACCCGAACGAAACACAGTTCTTTATGGTAAGCCACCAGTCAATTCAAGGGACAGCAAAGCCCACACGTTACAACGTTCTCGTGGATGACGCAAAATTTACAATGGATGAATTACAAATGATGACTAATAACTTATGCTATATGTTTCCGCGTTGTAATCGCGCAGTTTCTTACCCAGCGCCTGCTTATCTTGCACATTTGGTTGCAGCTCGTGGCCGTGTTTACATCGACGG ACCCCCTCTAAGGCGAGCTCTTCGCGACGAGTATAATAAACGACTCATTAATGAATCCTTTATGCAAAATACTCCCATgttttttgtataa